One part of the Salmo salar chromosome ssa10, Ssal_v3.1, whole genome shotgun sequence genome encodes these proteins:
- the LOC106560317 gene encoding zinc finger protein Gfi-1 isoform X2: MPRSFLVKSKKAHSYHKPRSLEDDYSRLDTILAHICAENTILEDSDALTGGDGIRGFSPDSHLVDTADFSSKSTLSCGDSVCSPASVYEDFWRPPSPSASPVDSEKSLSPPVDETQPFPVVPFRPYAWNSYSGSDIRHLVQQSLHHQHQHPMDLKRSPAIGYYSDRAIEPTLFNRSPVAENDSDYCSAAGLFERAAAPGVGLYSEGNLYGKSPEIKAESDLPCSRFILNGTYKCIKCSKAFSTPHGLEVHVRRSHSGTRPYACDICGKTFGHAVSLEQHKAVHSQERSFDCKICGKSFKRSSTLSTHLLIHSDTRPYPCQHCGKRFHQKSDMKKHTFIHTGEKPHKCQVCGKAFSQSSNLITHSRKHTGFKPFGCDLCSKGFQRKVDLRRHKESQHGLKPSN; encoded by the exons ATGCCTCGGTCCTTCTTGGTGAAGAGTAAGAAGGCGCACAGCTACCACAAGCCTCGCTCCTTAGAAGATGACTACAGTAGGCTGGATACTATCTTAGCTCATATATGTGCAG AGAATACGATTCTAGAGGACTCGGATGCCTTGACAGGAGGCGATGGCATCCGCGGGTTCTCCCCAGATTCTCACCTAGTGGACACGGCTGACTTCTCCTCCAAGTCCACACTCAGCTGTGGGGACAGTGTGTGCAGTCCAGCTTCAGTTTATGAAGACTTCTGGCGGCCTCCATCGCCTTCAGCATCACCAG TAGATTCAGAGAAATCCCTGTCTCCCCCGGTGGACGAGACACAACCCTTCCCCGTTGTTCCCTTCCGGCCCTATGCGTGGAACAGTTACTCTGGTTCGGACATCCGTCACCTGGTCCAGCAGAGTCTCCATCACCAGCACCAGCACCCCATGGACTTGAAGAGAAGCCCGGCGATAGGGTACTACAGCGACCGGGCCATCGAACCAACCCTCTTTAACAGAAGTCCGGTAGCAGAAAATGACAGTGATTACTGTTCCGCTGCCGGTCTGTTCGAGAGAGCCGCCGCCCCCGGGGTTGGGTTGTACTCTGAAGGGAACCTGTACGGGAAAAGCCCAGAAATCAAGGCTGAGTCTGACTTACCCTGCTCACGGTTCATTCTGAATGGTACCTACAAGTGCATCAAATGCAGTAAG GCGTTTTCGACTCCCCATGGGTTGGAGGTTCACGTTCGTAGATCACACAGTGGCACGAGGCCCTACGCTTGTGATATCTGTGGCAAAACCTTCGGACATGCTGTTAGCCTCGAGCAACATAAAGCTGTGCACTCTCAG GAAAGAAGCTTTGATTGCAAAATATGCGGTAAAAGCTTCAAAAGGTCGTCGACTCTCTCCACGCATCTCCTCATCCACTCTGATACACGGCCTTACCCATGCCAGCATTGCGGGAAGAGGTTCCACCAGAAATCAGACATGAAGAAACATACATTCATCCACACAG GCGAGAAGCCGCACAAATGCCAAGTGTGTGGCAAAGCGTTCAGCCAGAGCTCCAACCTCATAACGCACAGCCGGAAACACACGGGCTTCAAACCATTCGGATGCGACCTCTGCAGCAAGGGATTCCAGAGAAAAGTCGACTTAAGAAGACACAAAGAGTCACAACATGGACTAAAACCCTCAAACTAA
- the LOC106560317 gene encoding zinc finger protein Gfi-1 isoform X1 has translation MNWGRVSLAEAPVPAHNTWQTGEGVCACSILSQKSLIVDHTLSTNSLQIFSGIRQQHRIPGTEVQIAIGSGWTVILDISKNRTRRVKMPRSFLVKSKKAHSYHKPRSLEDDYSRLDTILAHICAENTILEDSDALTGGDGIRGFSPDSHLVDTADFSSKSTLSCGDSVCSPASVYEDFWRPPSPSASPVDSEKSLSPPVDETQPFPVVPFRPYAWNSYSGSDIRHLVQQSLHHQHQHPMDLKRSPAIGYYSDRAIEPTLFNRSPVAENDSDYCSAAGLFERAAAPGVGLYSEGNLYGKSPEIKAESDLPCSRFILNGTYKCIKCSKAFSTPHGLEVHVRRSHSGTRPYACDICGKTFGHAVSLEQHKAVHSQERSFDCKICGKSFKRSSTLSTHLLIHSDTRPYPCQHCGKRFHQKSDMKKHTFIHTGEKPHKCQVCGKAFSQSSNLITHSRKHTGFKPFGCDLCSKGFQRKVDLRRHKESQHGLKPSN, from the exons ATGAACTGGGGACGAGTTTCCCTAGCCGAGGCACCTGTCCCCGCCCACAACACCTGGCAGACGGGAGAGGGCGTGTGCGCGTGCTCCATCCTCAGCCAGAAATCTCTTATAGTTGACCACACATTGTCAACCAATAGTCTTCAAATCTTTTCAGGGATAAGACAGCAACACCGCATCCCAGGAACAGAGGTGCAGATTGCTATTGGATCTGGATGGACAGTGATTTTGGATATTAGCAAAAACCGAACAAGGAGAGTGAAAATGCCTCGGTCCTTCTTGGTGAAGAGTAAGAAGGCGCACAGCTACCACAAGCCTCGCTCCTTAGAAGATGACTACAGTAGGCTGGATACTATCTTAGCTCATATATGTGCAG AGAATACGATTCTAGAGGACTCGGATGCCTTGACAGGAGGCGATGGCATCCGCGGGTTCTCCCCAGATTCTCACCTAGTGGACACGGCTGACTTCTCCTCCAAGTCCACACTCAGCTGTGGGGACAGTGTGTGCAGTCCAGCTTCAGTTTATGAAGACTTCTGGCGGCCTCCATCGCCTTCAGCATCACCAG TAGATTCAGAGAAATCCCTGTCTCCCCCGGTGGACGAGACACAACCCTTCCCCGTTGTTCCCTTCCGGCCCTATGCGTGGAACAGTTACTCTGGTTCGGACATCCGTCACCTGGTCCAGCAGAGTCTCCATCACCAGCACCAGCACCCCATGGACTTGAAGAGAAGCCCGGCGATAGGGTACTACAGCGACCGGGCCATCGAACCAACCCTCTTTAACAGAAGTCCGGTAGCAGAAAATGACAGTGATTACTGTTCCGCTGCCGGTCTGTTCGAGAGAGCCGCCGCCCCCGGGGTTGGGTTGTACTCTGAAGGGAACCTGTACGGGAAAAGCCCAGAAATCAAGGCTGAGTCTGACTTACCCTGCTCACGGTTCATTCTGAATGGTACCTACAAGTGCATCAAATGCAGTAAG GCGTTTTCGACTCCCCATGGGTTGGAGGTTCACGTTCGTAGATCACACAGTGGCACGAGGCCCTACGCTTGTGATATCTGTGGCAAAACCTTCGGACATGCTGTTAGCCTCGAGCAACATAAAGCTGTGCACTCTCAG GAAAGAAGCTTTGATTGCAAAATATGCGGTAAAAGCTTCAAAAGGTCGTCGACTCTCTCCACGCATCTCCTCATCCACTCTGATACACGGCCTTACCCATGCCAGCATTGCGGGAAGAGGTTCCACCAGAAATCAGACATGAAGAAACATACATTCATCCACACAG GCGAGAAGCCGCACAAATGCCAAGTGTGTGGCAAAGCGTTCAGCCAGAGCTCCAACCTCATAACGCACAGCCGGAAACACACGGGCTTCAAACCATTCGGATGCGACCTCTGCAGCAAGGGATTCCAGAGAAAAGTCGACTTAAGAAGACACAAAGAGTCACAACATGGACTAAAACCCTCAAACTAA